The DNA region ACTGTTTCAAGAGCTTATGTCAATGGCGATTGCGCCAAGGATGCTTACTAAAGACCTGAAATCAGCTAAAGGCAGGAAGTGAGGAGCTTTCTTGTTCTCTTTGGCTCTTGTATCTCTgtgataaaaactaaaactcaaaATTGTGTATCGTTCATAGGTATTTCTTCTGAAACTAGAAACTGGAGAGGTATATGATAATACTTGTAAATTACTCCATTCTATTCACTTGTCAATGAATCCGTGACTTGACCATCTTTTGTCATCATCACTCACTCGTAAGCACGCTAAGACCTCAGCAATATTCTTTCTGAGCCTCACGTTTCTGTTCCCTCTATGGTATGCTCTTCTTACTTTAGAGCAAAGCTATAGAAATGCCTGACAACCATCGAATTACATTAAAACAGAATACCAAAGAAAAGCCCAACGAACAAGTACTAATAGAGCCTAAAGAACATTCCTCGCTGCAAAGTGAAGCTTAATCCTGCTCAAGGACTAAATAACATTCTTCAGTAGCAGGACCAGTCAACTAAAAGCTCAAAACAGTGATTTCATGGTCACAAGTTCCCACCACTGAAACAAATCAACAATCTTCTCTATACTCTTCTTCTTTGACTGTGTCTAGCTTCTGCTTCGCTGCTCTATGCCTCCTCATCACCGTCACAAATCGAGGTGGAGAAACCTCTGATACAAACCTTGCTATACGTGCATGGGAATTGGTTGCCAATACAACCTCTTACTACTAAGTTGATCtatttataactatttatgagaaaaaaaaagtttatacaTCGAGTAAGCTATTTTAAAACATCTATTAGAAATCTGAttgttcaaaacaaaacacacctCAATAATCACTTTATAATTATCAAATGTTCCACCATTGTCAAGACGAATCTCGTGatattagtaaatatatattgcAATTGCAAATTGTAGACGAACGAGAGAAAACACAAGTACCCATACGTATTTGAAAGGGTTGGCGCCACAAATAACGGTTATTCTGTTATCATATTAAAGAAACTGGTTCACAAATTAAGAGTTCAATTGTCAAACTTTTATATGCTTCAAAATCCGGGTGGTGTAGTCGGTTATCACGCTGGTCTCACACACCACATGTCTGGGGTTTGAATCCTGGCTcaaatatcaattttttattttcattgtaaaAGAGAACTCTAGCCGAACTACACACtgcttaattttaattttatgacaCCGGAACAACTTATACCAAGCAGTCTTCTGTAGAAATCCAGATTGATAGAAGATATAGAAGCTTAATACTTTAGACGTAACTATAGATTTACCATAGTTGCACGCTAATGCATCTCATATTATGTGATGAGGCGTAATTTAAGAACAGAGAATAGACTAAAACAGAGCAGTACAACTCATCAGTTATGAAAGACACTGACACAACGAACTGGTGataattaatacatttatttatattatgtctGGAACTTTAGAGAAACAAAGATGCAAACTTTtagaactttaaaaaaaaaaaaccaacagAAAACACAAACGAAAAACTGAAACGTTGTTATTAGCTTAATAAATAAACGATAAGACGGGTAAAGCGGTTATGATTGAAGGACCACATAATTAGAGGACTTAAACACACACTTGTTTCTGACTGTTATTCTTGTTCTCGATCATGTGATCAGTGCCTTATTATCCTCTGCTTCCACTTGTGCTGGCATTATCATTCATGCTCATCGTGTTGTTGAAGCTCTGTCTTGGCTTGTTTTGAGCCTCTTTATATATGCGGTAACTGTTAAAATTATTCACATGACTACCAATTGGTTGAGTAGTGTGTTGTTACTTGTCATGTAAACGAAAGTTCAGGGTTTTTGACTTTGAGCTCGATGGTCACGTTCAGAGATGTCCCCAAACTAATTACATTTCAAATCGTTTTATTAACAACACAAGCCCTCCAATATTTATTTGTCTCTTAGCAACGGAAACAAACAATGTAAATGCACAAGGAAACCTTTTGGATGGATGCTTATTATATATTGCAGGGTCAATTGTAAAGATTTTGCCTCAGACCTCATCTTTGCCATTGTAGAAGTGTCTGAAAACACAGGAAAAGTCCTTTGTTTCATGCCCATCCTCGCACATCTTCTTGTAactagaaaaaaacaaaaccaaaataataccAGACTTTGAAGAGATATGCCCATAATATTCATTGAAGAGAGATTTGAGTTGTGTCCAATAGAGAGTACTCACATCTCATGTGCTTTGTATATCAATGCGCTCTTGTGTCCAACTTCTTCAGCTGAGGCTGCTGCTAAACTTAAGTCTTTAGCCTGTATTTTGAAATAACCCAAAGAGACATGAGAGACTTGTGTGACAAAGAGAAATGTCCTCTTGCGAGATTTTAGGACCAACAACAACGCAGAGACTTGTTAAGAAACTGACCATAAGTTTGGAGGCGAAACCTCCACTGTAATCTCTTGAAGAGGGCACACCTTTCATTACTCCTGGAACTGGATTATATTTGTCGCTGTGGTTTTAAGAATTTAGTAATGAAGTTAAGAGTTTGGTACTTAATCAGAAGGGCAGCTACTGAAACAATTGAAGAGGCCAATTTCATATAGTTACCTACTCCAACATTGGCCACTAGATGTGTTTAACACTTGAGTTAAAGTGGTGGCAGATATTCCAAGTGACTGACCAAGAGCTAAAGCTTCTGAAGTACCCAGCATACTCACAGCCATTGCCAAATTGTTACAAATCTTTGCAGCCTACGtttgagaaagaagaaaaacatgttATGTAATGATGAATGCAGAATAGCTTCTCAGTCCACACCAAAAGATAATGGAAATGAAGTCTAGCAGTGAGCTTACAGATCCATTTCCTGAACCACCACAGTAGATGGAAGTTCTGCCCATTGATTGAAGTATTGGTCTTGCGGCTAAGTAAGCATCTTCGGGACCTCCAACCTACAAAACGTGCAATTGCCAATGTGCTCTTATAGGTTCTGTGCTGGAtgttatattacatatatagttAAGAGCATCTAGAAAGGATATGTGATTCAATGATAAGAGAGTAGACAACAGAATACCATGAAAGTAAGTGTAGCAGCTTCTGCAGCAAGAACACCTCCTGACACAGGAGCATCCAACATGACAGGCTTTTCCCAATTATCTGCAACAGAGATGCTTGAAAgctgaaactattttaaataaaaacatagtcTACTTGTtcacaaaaagaacaaaacaggGCTCGAAGTGCTTGCTGTTCATGAACTACTAGAAAAGTTGGTCATAAAACAATCAAAAGAATAAAACTTCCGTTCAATCCTATCTATGCTTTACCTCTCTTATCTTTCAGATTACAGTTAGAAACAGCAAGAGAGATTTTGCGGGTGGTTTGTGGATCAATAGTGGATGAATCTATCAACAAAGCTGGTCTTATAGCCTTGTCTCCATGAAGCAACCCATTTGTTCCTGTGTACACATCCATCACCTACATAAATTACACATTTTCTTCATCAAATTACACTAGTTATCTCCAAATAATATGCCGTCTGATCATAAAAGATTGTACTTCATATTAAAGTACTCTTCCTAGAAGGCAACACAACTTACGTGAGATGAAGAAGGCAACATGGTAATCACAACTTGGCTATCTTGAGCAACTTCATAAGGAGTTTCTCTAGCAGATACTCCCATTTCAGTGAACATCTTCATAGCATCACGGCTTCTGTAAATCAAACGCATTTGTATATGagcccaaaataaaaaaaagttaagcaAAATTGATATAGAGAGAAGCAAAAGGCATTAAAATGATGTTGTTACATTACATGTCATGAACGGTAACGTTAAATCCAGCTTTAACTAGATTATTCACCATTCTTGATCCCATGTTTCCTAGCCCTATGAAACCAACATTCTGTAAAGTAACAGACAAAGTAAAGTTAAAATCTTTCCTTCAAActttctcaagaaaaaaaatctggaaAAGTAGCAAACTTTTTCAAAACCCCACCAGAGAGAAACCTCTGAGGCAGACAGAGAGAAAAAGCTATAAACAAGAACCTGGAATTGAGTTGAATGATGTGATGATGACGAAGAGAATCTGTGAAGAAGCCTTAAActggttttgagttttgaaagaGAGAGTAAGGCTTGCGCTCTAAGAATCGCCATTAGTGAATTTTGcttcaaaacaaaaagagcAGTTGGCTAAATTGACATGAGAGAGTGAGTCTCAGACGGAACTGTACTCTGTCTGGTCTCATGATCTGATCAATGAGTCATCAagcttattttttaaattcagacCCCTTAAAATCTTAGTTTCTTCTAAATTTTACCTTTCCTTTTAAATTAGTCAGTAAAACCCAAATCATTTGGTCTTTTCTTGGTTTTGTAACTTTGGGTTGACTAGTGTCAACCATGTAGGACCATCGCTAATAAATGTAGGACTACTCAAGATATCAATTAATTCCTTTTTTCTGAATTGTTgtaataaattcaaaattaatttatttcaaaattaatttatttcaacatCTTCAATgtaattaatttctttttttgtaaactttcaATGTAATTAATTTAGTTCGCATTTTCCTTATTCACTTGAGTTTATTTCCGTAAATTTTGATACTGCCGGCGCAATTCTAGCTTAGTTTTAGATTCCTTTGGCGGGTAAAGCCCTAATTACAACATTATTATTaggaaaaaaagaattttttttttttacatctgACAAGCTTATggaaaagtaaatttaaaactactgtatattattatttcttttctcGTCAACCAAAgaattatattactatatctTTTGCTATCtcatttttgagtttttttctgCTATTTTTCCCATTCACACGCTTCAAGAGTAGTATCGTTTTACACTCTTTACCGAGTCCTTGTCGTTCGTCACTGTCGTACATGAAAACTCGCAACATTTCTATCTCTACTTTTGGTTTTCGCCCTTCTTTGTTTGGTCCTTTTTGTTTACAGTGGTGACATTCAAACGGAGTAAGATTCTCACTTTCTCACTGGCTCTCTCATTCTACTCCGTTGAAAATCAAATCCAACGCTCCCTAGTAGCAGCAGTGCATGAGCCTATAACTAACAAATTGACTCTGATTCCAAGTcttctgtcttcttcttcttcaactctATCTTCATTGTTATTGCAGTGAAGTATTCTTTTCATTCCGGGTAAGATAAAAACCAATCCTTTCTCTCTTCTATCTCTTTGCTTTGGTGTTTAGATCTCGAAATGGTGGACCCAATATTGAATTAGCCCATTTTGTTCATTTATTGTTTCCTTTCAGCTGATTCCCTTCTGCTCACGGTTGTCTCTTCTCATTTAATAGCATTGCATTTTTGAATGATTGAGAAAGTGAGATTCCTTCACCTCCTGCTTATGTTTTTTCCTCCCTCTGTGTATtgctgcttttttttttcttttgtggaaAGATTGGAACTTTTGTTAGTAACTTTGATGGGTCTTTAAACTAACTTTGCTTCTTTAACTTTTCTGTCAGATTTATTACTAAAGTTCCATGAATCTTCTGCCTTGGTGAGCTGGAAAAGTTGTTGGCTTtctgctaaaaaaaaaaaaaaactgtagcTTTGTGAGGATGATGAATCTCTCCAGGTTTTTGTTACTATCCATGTTGTTCATGTCTGCAATGGGGCAGCTTCCTTCACAGGACATCATGGCATTGCTCGAGTTCAAGAAAGGCATCAAGCATGACCCAACAGGCTTCGTCCTTAACTCCTGGAACGATGAGTCCATAGACTTCAACAACGGCTGTCCTTCTTCGTGGAACGGTATTGCCTGCAACGGTGGTAACGTGGCTGCTGTCGTTTTAGACAATTTGGGTTTGTCTGCGGATGCTGATCTCAGTGTGTTCTCCAACTTGACAATGCTTGTCAGACTCTCCATGGCTAACAACTCAATCTCCGGTGTGTTACCGAGTAACTTAGGCAGTTTCAAAAGCCTCCAGTACCTTGATTTGTCTGATAACCTCTTGTCTTCGTCCTTGCCAAAAGAGTTTGGTAGAGCGGTGAGCTTGAAGAATCTCTCTTTGGCTGGTAACAACTTCTCTGGTGAGGTTCCGGAGTCTATGGGAGGTTTGGTTTCGCTTCAGTCTTTGGATATGAGTCGCAACTCCTTCTCTGGACCTCTGCCGAAGTCCTTGACAACGCTGAACGATCTGCTCTACTTGAACCTGTCTTCTAATGGATTCACAGGGAAAATCCCGAGGGGATTCGAGCTTGTTCCGAGTCTTCAGGTCCTTGATCTGCATGGTAACTCATTTGATGGGAATCTCGACGGCTTGTTCTTCCTTTCGACGAATGCGAGCTATGTTGATTTCAGTGGAAACAGATTGGTGACAACGTCTGGGAAGCTGTTACCTGGTGTTTCTGAGAGCATCAAGCACTTGAACCTCAGTCACAATCAGCTTGAAGGTTCTCTGACTAGTGGGTTTCAGCTGTTTCAGAACTTAAAAGTCTTGGACCTTAGCTACAACCAGTTATCAGGAGAGCTACCAGGTTTCAATTATGTCTATGATCTTCAAGTACTCAAGCTTAGCAACAACAGGTTCTCAGGCTCTCTTCCCAATAATTTGTTGAAAGGTGACTCATTGCTTTTAACAACGCTGGATTTAAGTGGCAACAATCTCTCAGGTATGCTCTTAAGCTTAATTGTTATATGATTAATGGTGGCACCAATAACACTAGAGATCTAATTTGTGTTGCAGGGCCTATAAGTGCTATCATGTCAACAACTCTTCACACCCTTGATCTTTCTTCAAACTCACTGACCGGGGAGCTTCCTCTCTTGACTGGGAGCTGCGTCTTCCTTGATCTCTCAAACAACCAGTTTGAAGGAAACCTAACAAGATGGTCAAAATGGGAGAACGTAGAGTACCTTGATCTCAGCCAGAACCGTTTCACCGGGTCCTTCCCAGACGTTTCTCCTCAGCTTCTTAGAGCAAATCATCTTAACCTTTCCTACAACAAGCTCACAGGCTCGCTTCCAGAACGGATTCCAACTCATTATCCTAAACTCGGCGTTCTCGATATAAGTTCCAACACCTTGGATGGGCCACTCCCAAGTACGTTACTGTCCATGCCCACTCTGGAGGAAATCCACCTTCAGAACAATGGCATGACTGGTAGCATCGGACCCTTGCCTTATTCTCCTGGTTCAAGAATCCGTCTTCTTGATCTCTCTCACAACAGGTTTGATGGTGATCTTGCTTCTGCGTTCGGGTCTTTGACTAGTCTCCAAGTGCTGAATCTCGCAGCAAATAATCTCTCTGGATCTCTGCCTAACTCCATGGACAAGATGGTCTCTCTGAGCTCACTGGACGTATCACAGAATCATTTCACTGGACCACTCCCAAGCAACTTATCTAGCAGCCTTGTTGCCTTTAACGTGTCGTACAACGATCTGTCAGGAACTGTGCCTGAGAATCTGAAGAGCTTCCCTCCTCCTTCCTTTTATCCTGGTAACAGCCAGCTCATCTTGCCTGCTGGATCATCAACAAGTGCATCAGAAGTTTCCAAAGGGAAACCAATGAACTTGCTAATTAAGGTTGTCATTATAGTTTCATGCGCCATTGCTCTTGTTATCCTCATCCTTGTGGCTGTTCTCCTGTTCTGCATCTGCAAATCAAGAAGACGTGAAGAGCGTAGTAGCATCATCGCAGGTAAAGATACTAACAGGCGGGATCAAACAGTCCCTTCAGGcagtggaggaggaggaggtacTGTTGTCTCTGCTGAGGATCTCGTTGCCTCGAGAAAAGACTCTTCATCAGGAATCCTCAGTCCAGACGAGAAACTAGCTGTTGTTGCAACGGGCTTCTCTCCTTCAAAGACGAGTAACTTATCTTGGTCACCTGGCTCAGGAGACTCACTCCCACCTGATCAGCAGCTAGCACGGCTTGACGTTAGGTCACCAGACAGACTCGTGGGAGAGCTACAGTTTCTTGACGAGTCGATCAGACTGACTCCAGAGGAGTTATCAAGAGCACCGGCTGAAGTTCTGGGGAGAAGCAGCCACGGGACTTCTTATAGAGCAACGCTTGATAATGGAGTGTTTTTAACCGTGAAGTGGCTTAGAGAAGGCGTGGCGAAGCAGAGGAAGGAGTTTGCTAAAGAAGTGAAGAAGTTTACTAACATTAGGCATCCTAATGTTGTCACTCTCAGAGGATACTACTGGGGTCCTACTCAACATGAGAAGCTTATTCTTTCAGATTATATATCCCCTGGAAGCCTAGCTAGCTTCCTCTACGGtaactattttttttcattagacTTTCTGtttcagtatatatatttttttttaactatacaGAGATATCCTGGACCccacagaagtggtccagactagtcacgtgtttgCATCCTACGTTTTCAGTCCACGTGTCGGTTCCATGTCTCTCTCCCCAGTGGCCAATGTCTAGTATATTCATCAAAGCTTATGATtcttgtttgaattttttttcagatcGACCAGGCAGGAAAGGCCCTCCACTAGCATGGATCCAACGTTTGAAAATCGCCGTTGACGTGGCACGTGGTCTAAACTATCTCCATTTCGACAGAGCTGTTCCGCACGGCAACCTCAAGGCAACAAACATTCTCTTAGAAGGAGAAGAGCTAAACGCGCGTGTATCGGACTACTGCCTCCACCGTCTCATGACGCAAGCAGGCACGGTGGAACAGATCCTAGACGCGGGCATCCTAGGTTACCGAGCTCCCGAGCTAGCAGCTTCGAGGAAACCGTTGCCTTCTTTCAAAGCGGATGTGTATGCGTTCGGTGTGATACTTCTCGAGATCTTAACGGGAAGATGTGCGGGAGATGTGATCACGGTTGAACAGGAAGGTGTTGATTTGACTGATTGGGTTAGGTTACGTGTTGCTGAAGGACGTGGTGCGGAGTGCTTTGACTCGGTGTTGACGCAGGAGATGGGAAGTGATTCGGTTACGGAGAAAGGGACTAAAGAAGTTCTTGGGGTTGCTTTGAGGTGTATAAGACCTGTTTCTGAGAGACCTGGGATTAAGACCATTTATGAAGACCTGTCTTCTATTTAGGAACAAtgttcttctctctttctcgttctgttttttggtttttgtagGTTGAGGTCTCATTGGAATTACATGCTTTTGTTTCTAGAGAAGCATGTTCTTAAGGTTGTGTTGTGCTTCTtctgttgtttttttaatttttgtaacgTTCTTTGTAAAAAACCGCAATCTGTTCATGTCTCATGAGTGAGTGAAAGTTTATTGAAGTTGTTAAATCATGTCCTTGATCGAAACTGGATCATTTACAGATCAAATAGCCTATTAAACCGGTAGCTATTAAACCAATCTGGAACAATCCGGTCCGGTTTCAGATATAACCATAATATTCGCTGGTTCTGAGTATTATACGACATTCAATGGTTACTCCCATGCACAAAGTATTGAGTATCATGACTTCATGTTGGTGTATAATTTCagtatttaagtttttttttgtattctttgATATTTCGATAATAATATCGATATTTTGATATTCTTTTAGTTTTCTACAGATTTTCAAATATGTTATACGATTTTGGTTATATCACAAGGTTTTGGAgacaaaatatctgaaaatgaATCATATGGAAGATATATTCAAATTCTTTATATTAAGTCTAAGAACCTAGTGACCCAAAACCAAATTCAACCAACCAAAACTTTATAGATTGAATCAGGAATCGGTCGGTTTTTAACAAACCGGATCCGAATACCTGAATTCCCATAGATTGAACCAAATCAAGTAGAATATTAAACCGGTGGACATTCCCGGATTTTCCGGTTAGACTTAACCGGTTCATTCAATTAAAAACACGACCCAATCTTCTCATCTCTCGTCTTCGGCTCGAATCTGAAATCCACTCGTCGAGGTTCCATTTGAATTAAGCCAATCAAATTTCGAAACGGAGCTTCCGATTTCAATGCAGATCGCATGCCTCCCGATTCCGATTTCTTCAATCACTCCCCGGAACTCTATTCCATCTTCATCAATATCCTCAAATCCTCGTCGCCGCGTTTTCAACCTCTCCTTCTCCTTTCAGAACCCGAAACACTCTTTCTTCGCTTCTTCATCTTTCAGAAAACCGCATAGAACTCAAACTGGTTTCAAAGCTCCTCCTGTTTTGGCTGCCATGAGAAGGGATGAAGCTGATGCGTTTTATATGAGGAGATGCGTGGAACTGGCGAAGAGAGCAAGTGGGTGTACAAGTCCTAATCCTATGGTGGGTTGTGTCATTGTCAAAGACGGCAAGATTGTTGGCCAAGGCTTTCATCCCAAAGCTGGCCAGCCTCATGCCGAGGTAACAACTAACAACAtagtttcagtttttttttatgggtTTCTTGAAATGAGAAGACTTTTTTAAGTGTTGTTGTTTCTCGAGCTTCTGATAGATTGCATTGTGTTTTTTCTTATGGTTGTGAAATTGGAGATTAGTAGATGTTAATGAGATTGATTAGGGTGGAATTTGCTAGCTAATGAGTTTTATTCTTTGTGAAAGTAGTTCTTATTATTGTTAGGTGTTTGTTTGCTCTTTGAGATGCTGGACCCTTAGGTGAGAATgccagtgtttttttttttttgtatgcttAGAACCATGTTAATGGAGATTAGTAGATCTTAATGAGTCTGATTCTTTGCTGAAATTTTTCTTGGCACTCTTAGGTGTTGTGTTTCATCTTTTTTTGAGATACTGGAGATTTAGCTAAGTAGCCACTGCTTATGTTAGCTCTATGATTGTGAATTATGAGATTAGTAAATGTAAATTTGTTTGATTCTTTGTGAAAGTTGTTCTTTCTTGGCATCCTTGTTTGCTCTTCAAGACTTAGCTGAGAATCCCACTGCTCTATGATTGTCAATTTGGAGATTAATACATGTTAATGAGTTTGATTCCTGGTGAAAGTTGGTTTTGGCATTGTTAGGTGTTTGCTCTTCGAGATGCTGGAGACTTAGCTGAGAATGCCACTGCTTACGTTAGCTTAGAGCCATGTAATCATTACGGGAGAACACCGCCTTGCACCGAAGCATTGATCAAGGCCAAGGTGAAAAGAGTTGTGGTTGGAATGGTTGATCCGAATCCAATCGTTTCTTCTTCGGGTATCACTCGTTTGACAGATGCTGGAATCGATGTCACTGTTGGCGTTGAAGAAGACTTATGCAAGAAGATGAATGAGGGTTTCATCCATCGAATGTTAACAGGAAAGCCTTTTCTAGCTCTCAGGTATTCAATGTCTGTCAATGGTTGTTTTCTGGACAAGATC from Raphanus sativus cultivar WK10039 chromosome 8, ASM80110v3, whole genome shotgun sequence includes:
- the LOC108819502 gene encoding probable 3-hydroxyisobutyrate dehydrogenase, mitochondrial isoform X1, encoding MAILRAQALLSLSKLKTSLRLLHRFSSSSSHHSTQFQNVGFIGLGNMGSRMVNNLVKAGFNVTVHDISRDAMKMFTEMGVSARETPYEVAQDSQVVITMLPSSSHVMDVYTGTNGLLHGDKAIRPALLIDSSTIDPQTTRKISLAVSNCNLKDKRDNWEKPVMLDAPVSGGVLAAEAATLTFMVGGPEDAYLAARPILQSMGRTSIYCGGSGNGSAAKICNNLAMAVSMLGTSEALALGQSLGISATTLTQVLNTSSGQCWSSDKYNPVPGVMKGVPSSRDYSGGFASKLMAKDLSLAAASAEEVGHKSALIYKAHEIYKKMCEDGHETKDFSCVFRHFYNGKDEV
- the LOC108819502 gene encoding probable 3-hydroxyisobutyrate dehydrogenase, mitochondrial isoform X2 translates to MKMFTEMGVSARETPYEVAQDSQVVITMLPSSSHVMDVYTGTNGLLHGDKAIRPALLIDSSTIDPQTTRKISLAVSNCNLKDKRDNWEKPVMLDAPVSGGVLAAEAATLTFMVGGPEDAYLAARPILQSMGRTSIYCGGSGNGSAAKICNNLAMAVSMLGTSEALALGQSLGISATTLTQVLNTSSGQCWSSDKYNPVPGVMKGVPSSRDYSGGFASKLMAKDLSLAAASAEEVGHKSALIYKAHEIYKKMCEDGHETKDFSCVFRHFYNGKDEV
- the LOC108822739 gene encoding LRR receptor-like serine/threonine-protein kinase GHR1, with amino-acid sequence MMNLSRFLLLSMLFMSAMGQLPSQDIMALLEFKKGIKHDPTGFVLNSWNDESIDFNNGCPSSWNGIACNGGNVAAVVLDNLGLSADADLSVFSNLTMLVRLSMANNSISGVLPSNLGSFKSLQYLDLSDNLLSSSLPKEFGRAVSLKNLSLAGNNFSGEVPESMGGLVSLQSLDMSRNSFSGPLPKSLTTLNDLLYLNLSSNGFTGKIPRGFELVPSLQVLDLHGNSFDGNLDGLFFLSTNASYVDFSGNRLVTTSGKLLPGVSESIKHLNLSHNQLEGSLTSGFQLFQNLKVLDLSYNQLSGELPGFNYVYDLQVLKLSNNRFSGSLPNNLLKGDSLLLTTLDLSGNNLSGPISAIMSTTLHTLDLSSNSLTGELPLLTGSCVFLDLSNNQFEGNLTRWSKWENVEYLDLSQNRFTGSFPDVSPQLLRANHLNLSYNKLTGSLPERIPTHYPKLGVLDISSNTLDGPLPSTLLSMPTLEEIHLQNNGMTGSIGPLPYSPGSRIRLLDLSHNRFDGDLASAFGSLTSLQVLNLAANNLSGSLPNSMDKMVSLSSLDVSQNHFTGPLPSNLSSSLVAFNVSYNDLSGTVPENLKSFPPPSFYPGNSQLILPAGSSTSASEVSKGKPMNLLIKVVIIVSCAIALVILILVAVLLFCICKSRRREERSSIIAGKDTNRRDQTVPSGSGGGGGTVVSAEDLVASRKDSSSGILSPDEKLAVVATGFSPSKTSNLSWSPGSGDSLPPDQQLARLDVRSPDRLVGELQFLDESIRLTPEELSRAPAEVLGRSSHGTSYRATLDNGVFLTVKWLREGVAKQRKEFAKEVKKFTNIRHPNVVTLRGYYWGPTQHEKLILSDYISPGSLASFLYDRPGRKGPPLAWIQRLKIAVDVARGLNYLHFDRAVPHGNLKATNILLEGEELNARVSDYCLHRLMTQAGTVEQILDAGILGYRAPELAASRKPLPSFKADVYAFGVILLEILTGRCAGDVITVEQEGVDLTDWVRLRVAEGRGAECFDSVLTQEMGSDSVTEKGTKEVLGVALRCIRPVSERPGIKTIYEDLSSI
- the LOC108819013 gene encoding riboflavin biosynthesis protein PYRD, chloroplastic; translated protein: MQIACLPIPISSITPRNSIPSSSISSNPRRRVFNLSFSFQNPKHSFFASSSFRKPHRTQTGFKAPPVLAAMRRDEADAFYMRRCVELAKRASGCTSPNPMVGCVIVKDGKIVGQGFHPKAGQPHAEVFALRDAGDLAENATAYVSLEPCNHYGRTPPCTEALIKAKVKRVVVGMVDPNPIVSSSGITRLTDAGIDVTVGVEEDLCKKMNEGFIHRMLTGKPFLALRYSMSVNGCFLDKIGEGASDAGGYYSKLLQEYDGIILSSSLSDKLSSISSQEEANVSIQPIQIIVASSNAQQSPILASSNMVEESGPKVVVFTKKDMVAESGTSSSGVETVVLENINLDSILDYCYRRGLCSVLLDLRGDIKDLEVLLKDGFEQKLLQKIVVEVLPEWCVKDDERQVALSMNWLESKAVEYLQFKQLGGSVLLECYL